A single Vulpes lagopus strain Blue_001 chromosome 3, ASM1834538v1, whole genome shotgun sequence DNA region contains:
- the ISL1 gene encoding insulin gene enhancer protein ISL-1 isoform X1, giving the protein MGDMGDPPKKKRLISLCVGCGNQIHDQYILRVSPDLEWHAACLKCAECNQYLDESCTCFVRDGKTYCKRDYIRLYGIKCAKCSIGFSKNDFVMRARSKVYHIECFRCVACSRQLIPGDEFALREDGLFCRADHDVVERASLGAGDPLSPLHPARPLQMAAEPISARQPALRPHVHKQPEKTTRVRTVLNEKQLHTLRTCYAANPRPDALMKEQLVEMTGLSPRVIRVWFQNKRCKDKKRSIMMKQLQQQQPNDKTNIQGMTGTPMVAASPERHDGGLQANPVEVQSYQPPWKVLSDFALQSDIDQPAFQQLVNFSEGGPGSNSTGSEVASMSSQLPDTPNSMVASPIEA; this is encoded by the exons ATGGGAGACATGGGAGATCCACCAAAAA aaaaacgTCTGATTTCCCTATGTGTTGGTTGCGGCAATCAAATTCACGATCAGTATATTCTGAGGGTTTCTCCGGATTTGGAATGGCATGCGGCATGTTTGAAATGTGCGGAGTGTAATCAGTATTTGGACGAGAGCTGTACGTGCTTTGTTAGAGATGGGAAAACCTACTGTAAAAGAGATTATATCAG GTTGTACGGGATCAAATGCGCCAAGTGCAGCATCGGCTTCAGCAAGAACGACTTCGTGATGCGCGCCCGCTCCAAGGTGTACCACATCGAGTGTTTCCGCTGCGTGGCCTGCAGCCGTCAGCTCATCCCCGGGGACGAGTTCGCGCTTCGGGAGGACGGGCTCTTCTGCCGCGCGGACCACGACGTGGTGGAGAGGGCCAGCCTGGGCGCCGGCGACCCGCTCAGCCCTCTGCACCCAGCGCGGCCGCTGCAAATGGCAG CCGAGCCCATCTCCGCCAGGCAGCCAGCCCTGCGGCCCCACGTCCACAAGCAGCCAGAGAAGACCACCCGTGTTCGGACTGTGCTGAACGAGAAGCAGCTGCATACCTTGCGGACCTGCTATGCCGCCAACCCTAGGCCAGACGCACTCATGAAGGAGCAACTGGTGGAGATGACGGGCCTTAGCCCTCGTGTGATCCGGGTCTGGTTTCAAAACAAGCGGTGCAAGGACAAGAAGCGGAGCATCATGATGAAgcagctccagcagcagcagcccaaTGACAAAACT AATATCCAGGGGATGACAGGAACTCCCATGGTGGCTGCCAGTCCAGAGAGACACGATGGTGGCTTACAGGCAAACCCAGTGGAGGTGCAAAGTTACCAGCCGCCTTGGAAAGTACTGAGTGACTTCGCCTTGCAGAGTGACATAGATCAGCCTGCTTTTCAGCAACTG GTGAATTTTTCAGAAGGAGGACCGGGCTCTAATTCCACTGGCAGTGAAGTGGCGTCGATGTCCTCTCAGCTCCCAGATACACCTAACAGCATGGTAGCCAGTCCTATTGAGGCATGA
- the ISL1 gene encoding insulin gene enhancer protein ISL-1 isoform X2: MGDMGDPPKKKRLISLCVGCGNQIHDQYILRVSPDLEWHAACLKCAECNQYLDESCTCFVRDGKTYCKRDYIRLYGIKCAKCSIGFSKNDFVMRARSKVYHIECFRCVACSRQLIPGDEFALREDGLFCRADHDVVERASLGAGDPLSPLHPARPLQMAAEPISARQPALRPHVHKQPEKTTRVRTVLNEKQLHTLRTCYAANPRPDALMKEQLVEMTGLSPRVIRVWFQNKRCKDKKRSIMMKQLQQQQPNDKTANPVEVQSYQPPWKVLSDFALQSDIDQPAFQQLVNFSEGGPGSNSTGSEVASMSSQLPDTPNSMVASPIEA; this comes from the exons ATGGGAGACATGGGAGATCCACCAAAAA aaaaacgTCTGATTTCCCTATGTGTTGGTTGCGGCAATCAAATTCACGATCAGTATATTCTGAGGGTTTCTCCGGATTTGGAATGGCATGCGGCATGTTTGAAATGTGCGGAGTGTAATCAGTATTTGGACGAGAGCTGTACGTGCTTTGTTAGAGATGGGAAAACCTACTGTAAAAGAGATTATATCAG GTTGTACGGGATCAAATGCGCCAAGTGCAGCATCGGCTTCAGCAAGAACGACTTCGTGATGCGCGCCCGCTCCAAGGTGTACCACATCGAGTGTTTCCGCTGCGTGGCCTGCAGCCGTCAGCTCATCCCCGGGGACGAGTTCGCGCTTCGGGAGGACGGGCTCTTCTGCCGCGCGGACCACGACGTGGTGGAGAGGGCCAGCCTGGGCGCCGGCGACCCGCTCAGCCCTCTGCACCCAGCGCGGCCGCTGCAAATGGCAG CCGAGCCCATCTCCGCCAGGCAGCCAGCCCTGCGGCCCCACGTCCACAAGCAGCCAGAGAAGACCACCCGTGTTCGGACTGTGCTGAACGAGAAGCAGCTGCATACCTTGCGGACCTGCTATGCCGCCAACCCTAGGCCAGACGCACTCATGAAGGAGCAACTGGTGGAGATGACGGGCCTTAGCCCTCGTGTGATCCGGGTCTGGTTTCAAAACAAGCGGTGCAAGGACAAGAAGCGGAGCATCATGATGAAgcagctccagcagcagcagcccaaTGACAAAACT GCAAACCCAGTGGAGGTGCAAAGTTACCAGCCGCCTTGGAAAGTACTGAGTGACTTCGCCTTGCAGAGTGACATAGATCAGCCTGCTTTTCAGCAACTG GTGAATTTTTCAGAAGGAGGACCGGGCTCTAATTCCACTGGCAGTGAAGTGGCGTCGATGTCCTCTCAGCTCCCAGATACACCTAACAGCATGGTAGCCAGTCCTATTGAGGCATGA